The Aureispira anguillae genome contains a region encoding:
- a CDS encoding peptidylprolyl isomerase gives MLNRICATFATIALLVSSNIQAQNDPVLFKVNNKEVKISEFQYIYNKTNGEKADYSEKSLKEYLDLYVNFKLQVAEGVDIGLSEKPEVKREQDQYKRQLASTYLTDREITEKLVREAYERSKEDRKISHILIAADQNMDAKAKREAFERAKKIKGELTPQNFNELAKQYSDDQYSNTKGGNLGYFTTLQLPYPLETAMYNTKKGEFSEIVTSQYGYHILRVDDVRPAFGRIKVAHILLRTKKDPKGAKVAIDSLYEVLKGGAKFEELASKHSQDNATKNRGGQLGWVGINKYAQDFEEAIFSLEQDGNVSKPIETEAGWHILKRYQGIKNPKYQDVKSEITNKIKRKPRFQIIQDALVADIKKEGGYKENEAIKGALVEALKKNNTFLTYKWKAEKDESLENKELFTIGNVKGTIREFMSIAQRAHSERMNQQPRTIEAAVDRIIKKLATQKCLAYEETQLDKRYPEFKALMREYEEGILLFEVKKQLVWDKASSDEEGLKAFYEANKNNYKWKQRANVTFYTLRTDDKKMIKKIQSKSKKKSAESVKSMFNKDREIVQTTSGIYEEGKNMELDKLKWKAGVLSKGYEKDGSFYFTKIEEIMSPSVKTLEEARGYVVADYQDNLEQDLIKKLKEKFKVEINDKVLKSMVK, from the coding sequence ATGCTCAATCGTATATGCGCCACTTTTGCGACTATCGCATTATTGGTTAGTTCTAATATCCAAGCACAAAATGATCCCGTACTGTTTAAGGTGAACAATAAAGAAGTTAAAATTTCTGAGTTCCAATACATCTACAACAAAACAAATGGTGAGAAAGCCGATTATAGTGAAAAATCTCTAAAGGAGTATTTGGATTTATATGTCAATTTCAAGCTCCAAGTGGCAGAAGGTGTGGATATTGGGCTTAGTGAAAAGCCTGAGGTGAAACGTGAGCAAGATCAATACAAGCGTCAATTGGCTAGTACCTATTTAACGGATCGAGAAATTACAGAAAAACTGGTTCGTGAAGCTTATGAGCGTTCTAAAGAAGATCGCAAAATTAGCCATATCTTAATTGCTGCTGATCAGAATATGGACGCAAAAGCAAAAAGAGAGGCTTTTGAACGTGCAAAAAAAATAAAAGGAGAGTTGACACCCCAGAACTTTAATGAATTGGCAAAACAATACTCTGATGACCAATATAGCAATACAAAAGGAGGAAATTTGGGGTATTTTACAACGCTACAGCTACCTTATCCGTTGGAAACAGCCATGTACAATACTAAAAAAGGCGAATTCTCAGAGATTGTTACCTCTCAATATGGTTACCACATCTTGCGAGTAGATGATGTACGTCCTGCTTTTGGGCGCATCAAAGTTGCTCATATCTTGTTGCGTACCAAAAAAGACCCAAAAGGGGCTAAAGTCGCTATTGATTCGTTGTATGAGGTTTTAAAAGGTGGCGCTAAATTCGAAGAACTAGCCAGCAAACATTCTCAAGATAATGCAACCAAAAATAGAGGTGGTCAATTAGGTTGGGTTGGCATCAACAAATATGCGCAAGATTTTGAAGAAGCGATCTTTAGCTTGGAGCAAGATGGCAATGTTTCTAAACCAATTGAAACAGAAGCAGGGTGGCATATCCTTAAACGTTACCAAGGAATCAAAAATCCTAAATACCAAGATGTAAAATCTGAAATTACAAACAAAATTAAGCGCAAACCTCGTTTCCAAATTATCCAAGATGCTTTGGTTGCTGATATTAAAAAGGAAGGGGGCTATAAAGAAAACGAAGCCATAAAAGGGGCTTTGGTAGAAGCTTTGAAAAAGAACAATACCTTCCTAACCTACAAATGGAAAGCCGAAAAAGACGAATCTTTAGAAAATAAAGAGTTGTTTACCATTGGCAATGTAAAAGGTACCATTCGTGAGTTTATGTCTATTGCTCAACGTGCGCATAGTGAACGAATGAACCAACAGCCTCGTACAATTGAAGCTGCTGTAGATAGAATTATTAAAAAATTAGCTACTCAAAAATGCCTAGCATACGAAGAAACTCAATTGGATAAAAGATACCCTGAATTTAAAGCTTTGATGCGTGAATATGAAGAAGGCATTTTGCTGTTTGAGGTCAAAAAACAATTGGTTTGGGACAAAGCTTCTAGTGATGAAGAAGGGCTCAAAGCATTTTATGAGGCCAACAAAAATAACTATAAGTGGAAACAACGTGCCAACGTAACTTTTTACACCTTACGCACAGATGACAAGAAAATGATCAAAAAAATTCAGAGCAAATCAAAAAAGAAAAGCGCTGAAAGTGTTAAATCTATGTTTAACAAAGATCGTGAAATTGTACAAACTACAAGTGGTATCTATGAGGAAGGAAAAAATATGGAGTTGGACAAATTGAAATGGAAAGCAGGGGTTCTTAGCAAAGGCTATGAAAAGGATGGCTCTTTCTATTTTACCAAAATAGAAGAAATTATGTCTCCTTCTGTTAAGACGCTAGAAGAAGCTCGTGGTTATGTAGTAGCCGATTATCAAGATAATTTAGAGCAAGATTTGATTAAAAAATTGAAAGAAAAATTCAAAGTTGAAATCAATGATAAGGTCTTAAAAAGTATGGTGAAATAA
- a CDS encoding DUF3109 family protein, translating into MLIIDNKVISPEIFEEEFVCNLDACKGACCWEGDYGAPLEIEELDILEELYPKIKPFLTSEGIEAIEEQGVAVYIPEEKEYGTTLIDNAACAYLTYENNGIAKCGIEKAYEADLIDYAKPVSCHLYPIRVEQLDNSSFQKLEYDRWDICSAACDNGAKLNVPVYKFLEGPLIRKYGADFYEQLEHMAEHLMNPE; encoded by the coding sequence ATGTTAATCATAGATAATAAAGTCATTTCTCCTGAAATTTTTGAAGAAGAATTTGTTTGCAACTTGGATGCCTGTAAAGGAGCCTGTTGTTGGGAGGGCGATTATGGTGCTCCTCTAGAGATCGAAGAGCTAGATATTTTAGAAGAGTTATACCCCAAAATAAAACCCTTTTTGACTTCAGAAGGAATTGAGGCGATAGAAGAACAAGGGGTAGCTGTTTATATACCAGAAGAAAAAGAATATGGAACAACCCTAATTGATAATGCAGCCTGTGCCTATTTAACCTATGAAAACAATGGAATTGCCAAATGTGGCATTGAAAAAGCTTATGAAGCTGACCTAATTGATTATGCCAAACCTGTTTCTTGCCACTTGTATCCTATCCGTGTCGAACAATTAGACAATTCTAGTTTTCAGAAGTTAGAGTATGATCGTTGGGATATTTGTTCTGCCGCTTGTGATAATGGCGCAAAATTAAATGTTCCAGTTTATAAATTCTTGGAGGGGCCGCTTATTCGTAAATATGGGGCTGATTTTTATGAACAACTAGAACACATGGCTGAACACCTTATGAATCCTGAATAA
- a CDS encoding Rne/Rng family ribonuclease: protein MEKELIINSNQKEIQLALVENGKLVELHNQSLKNNLIVGDIYLGRVTKLLPGLNAAFVNIGHSKKDAFLHYTDLGPKLKSLVKFTNGAIDGSLPTHLLKGFKIDSDISKKGKINQVLTKGQNVLVQVLKEPISTKGPRLCCEITIAGRYVVLTPFTNVIAVSKKVTSDEERERLRRLMESIRPKNFGFIVRTAAEGKRVAELHDDITELVNKWEKIYKELHQATAPIKCLSELNKTKSLIRDFWNESFSRVIVNDKKVQEEVISEIKKVAPKKTDIVRYYSGARPIFDQFGITKQIKSSFGKTATMNSGAYLVIESTEAMHVIDVNSGHKMVSNDQEENALRVNLESAAEIARQLRLRDIGGIIIIDFIDVRKNENKVKLFHSMKQFMDGDNAKHTILPLSKFGLMQITRERVRPAITISTAELCPVCDGTGKINPSILLLDDIKRDLEFIIRSQSPNKLSIHVHPFINAYLRKGFWSVLMQWRREFKKWIKVEVDNNYHMMKYCFFDENEDEIRLN from the coding sequence TTGGAAAAAGAATTAATTATCAACTCTAACCAAAAAGAAATTCAGTTAGCTTTGGTAGAAAACGGGAAATTAGTAGAGTTGCATAACCAATCCCTAAAAAATAACCTTATTGTAGGGGATATCTATTTGGGAAGAGTTACCAAACTTTTGCCTGGTCTTAATGCTGCTTTTGTTAATATAGGACACTCTAAAAAAGATGCTTTCTTGCATTACACGGATTTAGGGCCTAAATTAAAATCTCTTGTTAAATTTACAAATGGTGCAATTGATGGTTCTTTGCCAACACACTTATTGAAAGGATTTAAAATAGATTCTGATATTTCCAAAAAAGGCAAAATAAACCAAGTACTAACCAAGGGACAAAATGTGTTGGTGCAAGTGCTTAAAGAGCCTATTTCAACAAAGGGACCTAGATTATGTTGTGAAATCACTATTGCAGGTCGTTATGTTGTCTTAACGCCTTTTACGAATGTGATTGCGGTTTCCAAAAAAGTTACCAGTGATGAAGAACGGGAGCGTCTTAGACGCTTGATGGAGAGCATTCGCCCAAAGAATTTTGGTTTTATCGTTCGTACTGCCGCAGAGGGAAAACGAGTTGCTGAATTACACGATGATATTACGGAATTGGTCAACAAGTGGGAAAAAATATACAAAGAACTTCACCAAGCTACGGCACCTATAAAATGTCTTAGCGAACTCAATAAAACGAAGAGTTTAATTCGAGATTTTTGGAATGAATCGTTCTCTAGGGTCATTGTTAATGATAAAAAAGTACAAGAGGAGGTAATTAGCGAAATTAAAAAAGTTGCCCCTAAAAAAACGGACATCGTTCGCTACTATTCTGGTGCTCGACCTATTTTTGATCAATTTGGCATTACCAAACAAATTAAGTCCTCATTTGGTAAGACTGCAACAATGAATTCTGGTGCTTATTTGGTGATAGAAAGTACCGAGGCAATGCATGTGATCGATGTGAACAGTGGGCACAAGATGGTTAGCAATGATCAAGAAGAAAATGCATTGAGAGTTAATCTTGAATCAGCGGCCGAAATAGCTCGCCAGTTGCGTTTGAGAGATATTGGTGGGATTATTATCATTGACTTTATTGATGTGCGCAAAAACGAAAATAAAGTGAAATTATTTCATTCCATGAAACAGTTCATGGATGGAGACAATGCTAAGCATACTATTTTACCGCTCAGTAAGTTTGGGTTAATGCAGATTACAAGAGAGCGAGTGCGCCCTGCTATCACCATTTCTACGGCAGAACTTTGTCCCGTTTGTGATGGAACTGGAAAAATCAACCCATCTATTTTGCTTTTGGATGACATTAAACGAGATTTAGAATTTATTATCCGTTCTCAAAGTCCCAATAAGCTTTCAATTCATGTGCATCCTTTTATTAATGCTTATTTGAGAAAGGGATTTTGGAGTGTCTTGATGCAGTGGAGAAGAGAGTTTAAAAAATGGATAAAAGTTGAAGTAGACAACAATTATCACATGATGAAATACTGCTTCTTTGATGAGAATGAAGATGAAATTCGATTGAATTAA